A genomic stretch from Mesotoga sp. Brook.08.105.5.1 includes:
- a CDS encoding NAD/NADP-dependent octopine/nopaline dehydrogenase family protein, which translates to MKIAVIGAGNGGQALSAVLAMRGHDVSLYNRSQKRILPILDDRKIRVEGESSGKAKLKYVGTDMKKAINGAEAIMVVVPAFAHAQIAAGLADCVTEGQIIVLNPGRTGGALEFDKIFREKGVREKVVIAEAQTFVFASRISGPGMVRIFRIKNAVPISVLPSKENEAIMPIISEIMPEFTLAKNVLYTSFNNIGAVFHPGAILMNAGWIETKHGDFQFYLEGISPSVARALEALDRERCEVTKTLGVEAMGAKEWLDYAYDVKGEDLYTAIHSNEGYRGIMAPISIENRYIMEDVPMSLVPISCFGKKLKIETKVIDSIINIAGAVMERDFWSGGRSLASLGVDKMSIEELTRYVEEGN; encoded by the coding sequence ATGAAGATAGCTGTAATTGGAGCTGGCAACGGTGGACAAGCTCTTTCGGCGGTCCTTGCGATGCGAGGACATGATGTCTCGCTTTACAACAGGAGTCAAAAGAGAATACTACCGATACTTGATGACCGGAAAATAAGAGTTGAAGGTGAGTCCAGCGGAAAGGCCAAACTCAAGTACGTCGGAACGGATATGAAGAAGGCGATAAATGGGGCAGAGGCAATCATGGTGGTCGTGCCTGCCTTTGCTCATGCTCAGATTGCCGCCGGTCTGGCCGACTGCGTTACGGAAGGGCAAATCATAGTTCTGAATCCGGGCCGAACCGGAGGGGCGCTGGAGTTCGATAAGATCTTCAGGGAGAAGGGCGTTAGAGAGAAAGTGGTAATTGCCGAGGCCCAAACCTTCGTCTTCGCTTCGAGAATTTCTGGTCCAGGGATGGTAAGGATATTCAGGATAAAGAACGCCGTTCCGATTTCTGTTCTGCCTTCAAAGGAAAACGAGGCGATCATGCCAATAATAAGCGAGATCATGCCCGAGTTTACACTGGCGAAGAACGTACTTTACACGAGTTTCAACAACATAGGCGCAGTCTTTCATCCCGGTGCGATACTTATGAACGCCGGTTGGATTGAGACAAAACACGGAGACTTCCAGTTCTACTTAGAAGGCATAAGCCCATCGGTCGCGAGAGCTCTGGAAGCGCTGGACAGAGAGCGCTGCGAGGTCACGAAAACTCTTGGCGTTGAGGCAATGGGCGCCAAGGAGTGGCTTGACTATGCTTATGACGTCAAAGGCGAAGACCTATATACGGCCATTCACAGCAACGAAGGCTACAGAGGGATAATGGCCCCGATAAGCATAGAGAACAGATACATAATGGAAGATGTGCCGATGAGCCTCGTTCCGATCAGCTGCTTCGGAAAGAAGCTCAAAATAGAGACTAAAGTCATAGATTCGATAATCAATATTGCTGGAGCGGTTATGGAGAGAGACTTCTGGAGCGGGGGTAGAAGTCTGGCCAGTCTCGGTGTCGATAAAATGTCTATTGAAGAACTTACCAGGTACGTGGAGGAAGGGAATTGA
- a CDS encoding asparagine synthase-related protein: MSGIAVFYRGEREMIEDSLSFLAHRGSEPRVLAAGGEVVMGAVLSNAYEDNMNVFEGHGEYVVFDGFLRNCSDAPWPEKILSLHRKYGNRFIDRLDGSFAFAIHTAGETLIARDPLGLKPLYYCFINGSIACASELKALTAFCSEVKVFPPGYYFSSIEGFKKYSSLEDLLTDESDARNEEEAAELLRSSLEEAVEKRLSAVKSDAVVFLSGGLDSSCIAAVASSLSGSLRTFTVGSGDGEDPEYAREVSEYLGTDHREYTYDFDEMLEVLPEVIYHLESFDPPLVRSAIPNYLVSKLAADEGSSFVFMGEGADELFAGYEYMKDLPTAESIDKESMRITKNGYRSGFQRNDRMSLAFGIEFDVPFMDPSVLNLAFSIPAEWKIHGPEKTEKWILRKAFENELPESVVWRKKSKFSVGSGSSHLMKEYAEEMISDSELENERRDSGIRSKEELLYYRIFDDLFPCEGAIETVYRS; the protein is encoded by the coding sequence ATGAGCGGAATCGCTGTATTCTATAGGGGCGAGAGAGAAATGATAGAAGACTCGCTATCTTTCCTTGCACACAGGGGGAGCGAGCCAAGAGTCCTCGCGGCAGGCGGAGAGGTAGTTATGGGCGCTGTGTTGAGCAATGCCTATGAGGATAACATGAATGTCTTTGAAGGGCATGGTGAGTACGTCGTTTTCGACGGTTTTCTCAGAAACTGCTCCGATGCGCCCTGGCCGGAGAAGATACTGAGTCTTCATAGGAAGTATGGAAATCGATTCATAGATAGACTGGACGGCTCTTTTGCCTTCGCAATTCATACAGCCGGAGAAACTCTGATCGCCCGAGATCCTTTAGGACTGAAGCCTCTTTACTACTGCTTCATAAACGGGTCGATCGCGTGTGCTTCCGAACTCAAGGCTCTGACCGCCTTCTGTAGTGAGGTAAAGGTCTTTCCGCCGGGTTACTACTTCTCTTCCATCGAAGGGTTCAAGAAGTACTCCTCACTCGAAGACCTGCTTACAGATGAGTCAGATGCTCGAAACGAAGAAGAGGCAGCTGAACTGCTGCGGAGTTCTCTTGAAGAGGCCGTTGAAAAGCGACTCTCAGCAGTTAAGTCTGACGCGGTAGTCTTCTTGAGCGGCGGTTTGGACAGCAGTTGTATCGCAGCCGTTGCTAGTTCGCTGAGCGGGTCCTTGAGAACATTTACTGTTGGAAGCGGCGACGGGGAAGACCCGGAATACGCAAGGGAGGTTTCCGAGTATCTCGGCACGGATCATAGAGAGTACACCTATGATTTCGATGAGATGCTCGAAGTCTTGCCCGAAGTAATCTATCATCTCGAGTCGTTCGATCCTCCATTGGTCAGAAGCGCTATTCCCAATTACCTCGTTTCGAAGCTGGCAGCCGATGAAGGCAGTTCCTTCGTCTTCATGGGAGAGGGGGCCGACGAACTCTTCGCCGGCTATGAGTACATGAAGGATCTGCCCACTGCAGAGTCTATAGACAAAGAGTCGATGAGGATTACAAAAAACGGTTATCGCTCGGGCTTCCAGCGGAACGACAGAATGAGTCTTGCATTCGGAATCGAATTCGATGTACCCTTTATGGACCCTTCGGTGTTGAACCTTGCCTTCTCCATACCCGCTGAATGGAAGATCCACGGACCCGAGAAGACAGAGAAGTGGATTCTCAGAAAGGCGTTCGAAAACGAGCTGCCGGAGAGCGTCGTGTGGCGGAAGAAGAGCAAGTTCAGCGTGGGTTCGGGCTCATCGCATCTGATGAAAGAGTATGCGGAGGAGATGATATCCGACTCAGAGCTTGAGAACGAACGGCGAGACAGCGGAATTAGATCAAAGGAAGAGCTTCTATACTACCGGATATTCGATGACCTGTTTCCTTGTGAAGGCGCCATAGAGACTGTTTATCGAAGCTGA
- a CDS encoding serine kinase, which yields MRLRAPATTANMGSGFDVVGMALKLHNTVQFEKANRLKVLSIGRYGREIEDAEEIFRSSIARFEKITGKVVPGIQIIQECEIPPARGLGSSAAAIASALFIANVMTGGSIPVRKLLEIGTEIEGHPDNIVPCMLGGLVVSYYDGKRFDYEKFEMPDHRLTFLVPEFKLSTDVMRKALPESIPFEDAVSNIKSASQFVAKISKGDLGSALKYSQDEIHQTYRINSDSRMREFVLSIEERRPSFWFVSGSGSAVCCDLEDVNGIPYLEAVIRTTPANEPFIVGL from the coding sequence ATGAGACTGAGGGCGCCGGCCACGACGGCAAATATGGGAAGCGGCTTTGACGTGGTGGGTATGGCTTTGAAGCTCCATAATACCGTTCAATTCGAGAAGGCGAATCGACTTAAGGTTCTATCTATAGGTAGATATGGAAGAGAAATCGAGGATGCGGAAGAGATTTTCAGAAGTTCTATAGCGAGATTTGAGAAGATTACCGGCAAGGTGGTACCGGGAATCCAGATAATTCAGGAGTGTGAGATACCTCCTGCCCGGGGACTCGGATCGAGTGCAGCGGCAATTGCCTCCGCATTGTTTATAGCGAATGTGATGACTGGAGGGAGTATTCCCGTAAGGAAGCTTCTCGAGATCGGGACCGAGATCGAAGGCCATCCTGATAACATCGTCCCATGTATGCTTGGAGGGCTCGTTGTCTCTTACTACGACGGAAAGAGATTCGACTACGAGAAGTTTGAAATGCCAGATCATAGACTGACTTTTCTGGTGCCAGAATTCAAGCTCTCCACAGATGTAATGCGAAAGGCGCTTCCCGAATCGATTCCCTTTGAAGACGCTGTGAGCAATATAAAAAGCGCTTCGCAATTTGTAGCCAAAATCTCAAAGGGCGATCTTGGTAGTGCTCTGAAATACTCACAGGATGAAATCCATCAGACTTACAGAATAAACAGCGATTCACGGATGAGGGAATTCGTCCTCAGCATAGAAGAGAGAAGGCCTTCTTTCTGGTTTGTCAGTGGTTCGGGCTCGGCAGTCTGCTGCGATCTGGAAGATGTAAACGGAATTCCATATCTGGAAGCAGTCATAAGAACCACCCCGGCAAACGAACCGTTTATCGTCGGTCTGTGA